A window of Candidatus Saccharibacteria bacterium contains these coding sequences:
- a CDS encoding DUF1929 domain-containing protein, translating to MKAFQNIRSSVTSSKRLIERAKSAALVSVAVLIAAAGTGIFTLPAPVAMAAPAALVNPGLEQTTGTTPNCFTQAGWGQHTVNWAITADAHSGTKAQSVTISNYVNGDRKLMMTESDACGPAATPGTAYKLSVWYKSTSARNSLTVFRHSAAGWAYWTDLAAPTASTTWKQVSVNTPVVPAGTDQIAFGLSLSGNGTLVTDDYGFEAIGGTTPTNPTPTNPTPTNPTPTTGELTKNPGLELGGNPPADWFVAGWGNANLQTAVVGGAHGGTRAHSITLSGRTEGDYKLLPTEAASPAVTPGDKYNLSAWYKSTTASNSVTVFAHTAAGWGYWTDLKTVPAATAWTQMTATTPAIPAGVDAIAWGITIYGNGTLITDDYSTTKVAATTTPTTPTTPPATGNAANGQWSVMNYNIPVRSSHATVLKNGKVLLIAGSGNDLDAFNAGSFKASIWDPISGTFITLDVPKDMFCAGHVTLGDGRVLIQGGTKSYPSTPGGGDYGGLKDSWIFNPDTNTFTATNDANEGHWYPTLTQLGDGDIWMAGGLKEDTSGAVNTEKFDVETGRWLPGDQVAQSWSFWGLYPHMYLMGDGRLFYSGGHVFGNGLPGTGASIYNPNTGAIADVPGLRGKDMRDQSSSILLPPAQDQKVLITGGGNIDTQNPGINLTDIIDLKAANPAYVPGPNLPGEGKMYVNGTTLPDRTVLFSNGSRLNRDDATNVLSAAIYDPATNTMRSVAADPIGRNYHSTAVLLPDGRVVAMGSNPGDGTFEMRISVYQPSYLFKTARPTISGVPAETTYGQQFKFNVNVASGKTVKWAQLTRPMSVTHQMDANMRLVDLPVSVAGGVATVNVTANRNMLPPGPYMLTVTDSDGVPSTAAWVLVK from the coding sequence CGCCATGGCCGCTCCTGCCGCCCTGGTCAACCCAGGCCTGGAACAGACTACCGGCACCACCCCCAACTGCTTCACGCAGGCAGGCTGGGGCCAGCACACCGTCAACTGGGCCATCACCGCCGATGCACACAGCGGCACCAAAGCCCAATCCGTCACCATCAGCAACTACGTCAACGGTGACCGTAAGCTGATGATGACCGAGAGCGACGCCTGTGGTCCGGCTGCCACACCTGGCACCGCCTACAAGCTTTCTGTCTGGTACAAATCGACCTCCGCCCGGAACTCACTGACCGTCTTCCGTCACTCGGCCGCTGGCTGGGCCTACTGGACCGACCTGGCCGCCCCGACCGCCAGCACCACCTGGAAGCAGGTGAGTGTCAACACGCCGGTCGTACCGGCAGGCACCGACCAGATTGCCTTCGGCCTTTCGCTTTCCGGCAATGGCACCCTGGTGACTGATGACTACGGTTTTGAAGCCATCGGCGGCACCACACCTACCAACCCGACTCCTACCAATCCTACGCCCACCAACCCGACGCCTACCACCGGTGAGCTGACCAAGAACCCTGGCCTTGAGCTGGGCGGCAACCCGCCAGCCGACTGGTTTGTTGCCGGTTGGGGTAACGCCAACCTGCAGACCGCAGTCGTCGGCGGCGCCCACGGCGGCACCCGCGCCCACTCAATCACCCTGAGCGGCCGCACCGAAGGCGACTACAAATTGCTGCCAACCGAAGCCGCCTCTCCCGCGGTGACTCCTGGCGACAAGTACAACCTGTCTGCCTGGTATAAATCGACCACCGCCAGCAACAGCGTCACCGTCTTTGCCCACACTGCCGCCGGCTGGGGCTACTGGACCGACCTGAAGACCGTTCCAGCTGCTACTGCCTGGACCCAGATGACCGCTACTACGCCGGCCATTCCGGCGGGCGTCGACGCCATCGCCTGGGGTATCACCATCTACGGTAACGGCACCCTTATCACTGACGACTACTCAACCACCAAGGTCGCCGCAACGACCACGCCGACGACTCCGACCACTCCGCCGGCCACCGGCAACGCCGCCAACGGCCAGTGGAGCGTCATGAACTACAACATCCCGGTCCGCTCTTCGCACGCCACCGTCCTCAAGAACGGCAAGGTGCTGCTGATTGCCGGTTCTGGCAACGACCTTGACGCATTCAACGCCGGCTCCTTCAAGGCTTCCATCTGGGACCCGATTTCCGGCACCTTCATTACCCTTGATGTACCGAAGGACATGTTCTGCGCCGGCCACGTCACGCTTGGCGACGGCCGCGTCCTCATCCAGGGCGGCACCAAGTCATACCCCAGCACGCCTGGCGGCGGTGACTACGGCGGTCTGAAGGACTCTTGGATCTTCAACCCCGACACCAACACCTTTACCGCCACCAACGACGCCAACGAAGGCCACTGGTACCCGACGCTGACCCAGCTCGGTGACGGTGACATCTGGATGGCCGGCGGTCTGAAGGAAGACACCAGCGGCGCCGTCAACACCGAGAAGTTCGATGTCGAGACCGGCCGCTGGCTGCCAGGCGACCAGGTCGCCCAAAGCTGGTCATTCTGGGGCCTCTACCCGCACATGTACCTGATGGGCGACGGCCGGCTGTTCTACAGCGGTGGCCACGTCTTCGGTAACGGCCTGCCAGGCACCGGCGCCTCCATCTACAACCCGAACACCGGTGCCATCGCCGACGTGCCGGGCCTGCGCGGCAAAGACATGCGCGACCAGTCATCCTCCATCCTGCTGCCACCAGCCCAGGACCAGAAGGTGCTGATCACGGGTGGCGGTAACATCGACACCCAGAACCCGGGTATCAACCTGACCGACATTATCGACCTCAAGGCTGCCAACCCGGCCTACGTACCCGGCCCGAACCTGCCCGGCGAAGGCAAGATGTACGTCAACGGCACCACACTCCCAGACCGCACCGTTCTCTTCAGCAACGGCAGCCGCCTGAACCGCGACGACGCCACCAACGTCCTCTCTGCCGCCATTTACGACCCGGCCACCAACACTATGCGCTCAGTCGCTGCCGACCCGATCGGCCGCAACTACCACTCGACCGCAGTGCTGCTGCCTGACGGCCGCGTCGTAGCCATGGGCTCCAACCCTGGCGATGGCACCTTCGAGATGCGGATCTCGGTCTACCAGCCAAGCTACCTCTTTAAGACCGCCCGCCCGACCATCTCCGGCGTCCCGGCTGAGACCACCTACGGCCAGCAGTTCAAGTTCAACGTCAACGTTGCTTCCGGCAAGACCGTCAAGTGGGCACAGCTGACCCGCCCGATGTCCGTGACACACCAGATGGACGCCAACATGCGCCTGGTCGACCTGCCTGTCAGCGTCGCCGGCGGCGTGGCTACCGTCAACGTCACCGCTAACCGCAACATGCTGCCCCCTGGGCCGTACATGCTGACCGTCACCGACTCCGACGGCGTCCCATCGACTGCCGCCTGGGTACTGGTCAAATAA